One Vigna unguiculata cultivar IT97K-499-35 chromosome 11, ASM411807v1, whole genome shotgun sequence DNA window includes the following coding sequences:
- the LOC114170140 gene encoding uncharacterized protein LOC114170140 yields MQPTDHVNLDSNQIGSIVMNSVKENPSIPIKSLIAEIKNRFGYSISYDKAWNGKQKALTKEFGDWEESYNELPRWYQVVQESNPDTIIQCIGPHVVVNGQPDPSCYIMERVFWSFGPCIQGFNYCKLVVQVNGTFLTGRYQGTLLTTLAQDGSRNIFPLAFAIVEGETKEALIWFFQLLRDYVTPQSNLCLITDMGKCILVALQSEEVEWEANGFQSIHCIRHIASNFNKKFKNHELKS; encoded by the coding sequence ATGCAACCTACAGATCATGTCAATCTTGATTCCAACCAAATTGGTTCTATTGTCATGAACTCTGTAAAGGAAAACCCTTCCATACCTATCAAAAGTTTGATAGCCGAAATAAAAAATCGTTTCGGATATTCGATTTCCTACGACAAAGCTTGGAATGGTAAGCAAAAGGCACTTACTAAGGAGTTTGGAGATTGGGAAGAGTCTTACAATGAACTTCCACGATGGTATCAAGTTGTACAAGAAAGTAACCCCGACACAATAATTCAATGCATCGGACCTCATGTAGTTGTCAATGGTCAACCTGACCCTTCTTGCTATATTATGGAACGAGTATTTTGGTCTTTTGGACCATGCATCCAAGGATTTAATTATTGCAAGCTTGTTGTCCAAGTAAATGGGACATTTCTAACAGGTAGATATCAAGGGACATTGCTAACAACGCTCGCTCAAGATGGGTCACGCAATATATTCCCTTTGGCCTTCGCGATAGTGGAAGGAGAAACAAAGGAGGCCTTAATCTGGTTTTTTCAACTCCTAAGGGACTACGTGACACCACAATCAAACCTTTGTTTGATAACGGACATGGGGAAATGTATATTGGTAGCACTACAATCTGAAGAAGTAGAATGGGAAGCAAATGgtttccaatcaatacactgcATACGCCATATTGCTTCAAACTTCAACAAAAAGTTCAAGAATCACGAGTTGAAAAGCTAG